In Lates calcarifer isolate ASB-BC8 unplaced genomic scaffold, TLL_Latcal_v3 _unitig_1715_quiver_2043, whole genome shotgun sequence, the sequence ACCGCTGACTCCAGtacaacatcatcaacaagtGCAACGCTGACAGCACCTGTGAGAAAAGCAATGGGAACGACAGAAATGACAAGCACACAGTCAACCACTCTAATGACACCCATTCCAACAACAAGATCACGTAAGTATGAGCCACTGTCCTTTATCTTTGGTTGGTAACATGCTTGTATTTTCTTGTATCATAGTGCAGACTTATGTGAATGCCATTAATTACTAATGATGTGGTAAACATCTCACACTTAACATTAAAgcatttaaagttgttttttactGGTAGTTGATGTCTAAATATCTGAATCATGTTTTGTTGATGATATGCAAATCTAGATAAACTGTCATGTTAAGCTGTACTTTGAACTTTGAAGTATTATTTTAGTGATTGGTCCTGATCAGATGAGTGAAATGAAACTTCTAATATCATTAATATAATATCAATAtacatcagttttaaaaattgAACTTTCTCATAGTTTTTGCTCAGTGTCTCTTTACATCTTTAGCTCCTCATAATCCCAAATACAAGAAACTAGAATACTGGAgctgaattctttttttttttttttttttccattatttgaaaaaaacacTAGTGTTcagtgaaaaggagaaaaatgtcactgcaaTAGCAGAGGATATAGTGATAGACGTAGTCTCAGGACTTATAACTGCGACAAAATACAACTTCACTCTCTacactgtgtgtgacagtgtcaaGCAGTAGAGTAAGCCTCACTGCAGTCACTGGTGAGAGAACTTCCTGTCATACAACCATAAAACAGGAGCCAGCACAGAGCTATGTAACAACATCTCATTTAAAGTTTCTCAGTAACTTCTTTCTCTTTGCATTCCTAGCTCCTCCTAATGCAGAGAACTTTCAACAGACTACACAAAATGAGACCAGTATAactctgcagtggaaaaaagtggaaaacatCCTCAACTATACCCTTGTGTTTggtgaaaaggagaaaaacgtCACTGCAACAGCAGAGGATACAGTGATAGACGTAGTCTCAGGACTCACAAATGCAGCAAAATACAACTTCACTCTCTACACTGTGCGTGACGGTGTCAGAAGCAGTGGAGTAAGCCTCACTGCAGTCACTGGTGAGAGAACTTCCTGTCATACAACCATAAAACAAGAGCCAGCACAGAGCTGTGTAACAACATCTCATTTAAAGTTTCTCAGTAACGTCTTTCTCTTTGCATTCCTAGCTCCTGCTAATGCAGAGAACTTTCAACAGACTACACAAAATGAGACCAGTATAACTCTGCAGTGGAGAAAAGTGAGGAACATCCTCGACTATACACTTGTGTTTggtgaaaaggagaaaaacgtCACTGCAACAGCAGAGGATACAGTGATAGACATAGTCTCAGGACTCACAAGTGGGACAGAAAACACCTTCACTCTCTACACTGTGTTTGGTGGTGTCAGAAGCAGTGGAGTAAGCCTCACTGCAGTCACTGGTGAGAGAACTTCCTGTCATACAACCATAAAACAGGAGCAAGGACAGAGCTGTGTAACAACATCTCATTTAAAGTTTCTCAGTAACTTCTTTCTCTTTGCATTCCTAGCTCCTCCTAATGCAGAGAACTTTCAATGGACTACACAAAATGAGACCAGTATAACTCTGCAGTGGAGAAAAGTGAGGAACATCCTCGACTATACACTTGTGTTCGATGAAGGGGAGAAAAACGTCACTGCAAAAGCAGAGGATACAGTGATAGACATAGTCTCAGGACTTACAAGTGGGACAGAAAACAACTTCACTCTCTACACTGTGTTTGGTGGTGTCAGAAGCAGTGGAGTAAAGCTCACTGCAGTCACTGGTGAGAGAACTTCCTGTCATACAACCATAAAACAGGAGCCAGCACAGAGCTGTGTAACAACATCTCATTTAAAGTTTCTCAGTAACAGAGAGATGTTGCTCACTGAATAATTTGACTATTGCTGATATTCAAATTCAAGATGCATTGTCATATTCAACTCTAGATGTAacaaattataatttattattattatcattggtCCTGTTTGtcagttaaataaatgtaaaacttgCAATAGCCAATAGACACATGATGATTTTAGAGATTTAAGAGGACTGATTTCTCTTTGCATTCCTAGCTCCTTCTAATGCAGAGAACTTTCAACGGACTACACAAAATGAGACCAGTATAACTCTGCAGTGGAGAAAAGTGAGGAACATCCTCGACTATACACTTGTGTTCGGTGAAGGGGAGAAAAACGTCACTGCAAAAGCAGAGGATACAGTGATAGACATAGTCTCAGGACTTACAAGTGGGACAGAAAACAACTTCACTCTCTACACTGTGTTTGGTGGTGTCAGAAGCAGTGGAGTAAGCCTCACTGCAGTCACTGGTGAGAGAACTTTCTGTCATACAACCATAAAACAGGAGCAAGGACAGAGCTGTGTAACAACATCTCATTTAAAGTTTCTCAGTAACTTCTTTCTCTTTGCATTCCTAGCTCCTTCTAATGCAGAGAACTTTCAACCGACTGGACAAAATGAGACCAGTATAACTCTGCAGTGGAGAAAAGTGAGGAACATCCTCGACTATACACTTGTGTTCGATGAAGGGGAGAAAAACGTCACTGCAAAAGCAGAGGATACAGTGATAGACATAGTCTCAGGACTCACAAGTGGGAAAGAATACATCTTCACTCTCTACACTGTGTTTGGTGGTGTCAGAAGCAGTGGAGTAAACCTCACTGCAGTCACTGGTGAGAGAACTTTCTGTCATACAACCATAAAACAGGAGCAAGGACAGAACTGTGTAACAACATCTCATTTAAAGTTTCTCAGTAACAGAGAGATGTTGctcactgaatatttttgactattgctgataaaataatgtgattgaatttaacttttcatttactTAAAACACCACTCAAATCCCATTATTGTGGTAAAAGCTCTCAGTTGCTTTTCTCTAATGAAACTGTCaactgtctgtcttttcagCTCCTGAGAGGGTTAACATGGTGAGagtgacacaaaatgacagCAGTATAACTCTGAGGTGGGACAAGGTTAACAGCATCTCAACATATGTCCTACTATATGATGGCAATGATGGTCCAGTACGGGAGGATATCAGCGCGCTTCCTGAAGACATAACTGTTACACATGTCGTCTCTCCGCTTACTGCTGGAAAAAAATACTATTTCATTCTCACCACTGTGTTTGGGGAAGTCAACAGCACTAAATACACATTTGAAGCTGTGACAGGTAGGTGATCTCTGAATATTCATATGTAGTCATATGTTTTACTTGTGATGCATAAGTCATTagacaaattgttgtttttaactgtacCTTTAACTGTACTTTCTTTTCATCAGTTCCACCAAAGGTGTCTTCGGTTGATGTGACTGAACGCTCTGTGACCAGTCTAACTCTGAACTGGGAAAATGCGGATATAAACTGGACGTACTTGCTTCAGATTAATGGCAGTACTGTGACATTTACCCAGGACATATACCCAAAAGTGTCATATTCAGTCTCACCTCTCAAACCTGGGACACAGTATAACTTCAGTGTGATCACAGTGTTCTCTGGATTCAACAGCACAGCTTATGAAGCCTGCACAGTAACAAGTATGTGCAGACACTCTATCtcttaaaactgttaaaaactgttttgaATAGATATCTCTCAGTATGAATGATAAGATTTTGTTCCACATGTAATTTACAAAGAGCCTACAAGTCCTGGTTCTGTAAAACTAAGCTGTCTGCAgttattttctcattcatttcagcCATAGACTGCGCCAGTGTGCCCTGGCATGTCACTAACTCATCGATCCATGGGATGGTTGAAGGCTTATTCTCAAATGCAACCGCCACTTATGAACAAACTCACATCAGTCCTCAAGGTAGTAATGTGTCATTTACTGGCCTCGTCCCTGGCGCAACCTATAACTTGTTCCTTGAGTACGAAACATGTTCTCAACGCTTTCCACAATGTCACCACACTGAAACAGTGCGTAAGTATAAAACTTTCTTAccacattaacattttgtttgtctgcatttcCCATAGAAATAATATGAACTACTAGCATGATGTTCCTCAATCTATACTTTAAGATGAAAGatttcacaacattttaacCATAATGGTAGTGGAAGGTGCCTGTTGCTTTCATGTAATTAATTGAggcatgtttatttttttcatacacTTGAAACCAAATAGTTATTCCAAGGGAAAAACTTCACAGGATTTGTCAAGAAACCTTCTATACCTTTTATTCACtacaagatttttaaaatcattttatctttaaaaagtgagaaaatagtgaaatgctgtaaatgtatttttgtgtgtgtgagtgactaatcatttcagtgaATGATTGTTTCAACACTACATTATGTGGCATTACTGTGTGatgctggactatttcttttTTGATGAGAATAGAGGGCAAACGCATTTTTTTGCTATGGAGGGCAAATTTTAGAATGGTGGGTAATTGTCATCAAATCTCTGTGTTTATAGAATAGAAATGCATGAGTTAATCTGTTTGTTGATAAGTTATATCTTTGCACTGTGCCGTTATGTGTTGTTAGTGATTGTAAAGGCatctttcttcttgtttcacTCAGGTCCTTCAAGTGTAAGTGCTCACTGTGATTACTTGGGAGCTGGCTATTCCATCTCTGTTGTGTGGATTAAACCAAATGGTGTGTGGACTCAAGTGGAGGTCAACGTTTCTGGGCAATCTCACCCAGTACCTGCAAATGGGGAACAGAGTATTCAAATATCCGGATTCCAACCTGCCCGAACATATGAAGTAACTGTAGATACACTGTCTGGGCATGTGAGGAGTTCTGCACcatatgtttttctgtgtgataCTGATCCAAGGGGTGAGTCAAAGTGAATATATTGCTCCATATAAATactatttaaatgtatttcctaaaataaaagattaacaATATATTCTCACTTTTCCTagtattgtgatttttttcagttattgtACATGACTTGCTTGTTGTTTCATTTAGGTTCTTTTAATTGTCACCTTTTTTCTTCCATTACAAAATTCATCCCAGTggtaaaataaagataattagTCTTTGATCCAAAtgagttgtgttgtgttgagcactgtatatttcaaacatttaatcaaGATTTTACTTCCTATAGGAGTAATTGCAGGATCAGTATTTGCTGTGCTGCTTTTTGCCCTGGTCTGTCTGGCTGTCTTCCTTGTGTTAAAAAGACCAGATTTAATCAGGTTGGTGCTGCCCCAGTGAGAACACTATAGTTATATTATATCCCAGGAATTTACTTTGTTGGACTCAGTCAGTGAAGCTCTTTGTTTATTTCCCACAATAGAAAAAAGTCATTCATTGGTGGGGCCAAACTGTCTAATCCAAAGAGCAAGTAAGTAAAcatttcatctcttcatcttttcGTCTCAGTGTAGTAAAATGACTTAATTCGATCTTGTACAATGAGGTATATGTTAcgtgtattttactttttttagaGCTATATCTGTAGCAGAGTTTCCAAACCACTTCAACCAGTTAAGTGCGGATGACAACAGAGGATTCAGCCAAGAATATGAGGTGCATAAAAAAACGAATTGTATTTCgttcttcctcttcattttcttcctgtttccgTATGGGATCATAAAATTGCGTCTGTATAATTGTGGTACTATTGAATTTGTTTTCCATTGACCTTTGCCTAAATCACACGCCATGTCATCTGGCCACATTATGCAGAACCTTGTTCCTGTTGGCACAGAGCAGACACGGAAAGCCGCAGTTCTACCTGAAAACAAAGCGAAGAATCGTTTCAACAACGTCCTGCCATGTAAGCCTGTCCTCTGACTGCTGAACCTCCCTATCATGAACAACAGAGACTCATGAAATGGTCCAGATCTACTGACctattctgttttgttgtggtCCACTGCAGTTAAACCGTCCTCTGCTGTTTCATCCTAGATGACTGGTGTCGAGTGAGGCTAAATACATCAAATCCCAATGGGACCTCTGACTACATTAATGCCAGTTACATGCCAGTAGGTATTCATTCATTACTGACTATCATTTAATAAAGCTCTATCTGTAATTATAGTTCAACACTATACATTAAGACTGGAAATCATGACACAAGCTCAGTAAAATCCTTTTGTAAGTTAGGACAGTTTTGATAAGCTTGAACCATTCACTATCTGGTGTTAAGGTGTGACAGTTCAAAGTTAATAGTTGCTAAAACATTCTATTCAAAACAGCCTAGCAATTTATGCTGACTTTCTGCAAATTCAtaaaatgttgataaaaataacatataaaatggtgttttatttcataCTGAACAATGTGGCCCATGCTGTATTGAAGCGTTAaagtgtacatactgtattaaCTTTGATAATTTCTTCTCAGGGctacaacagcaacagagagtACATTGCCACACAGGGTCCTCTGCCCTCCACCGTCAATGACTTCTGGAGGATGATTTGGGAACAAAGAGTGAAAGGCATCGTCATGGTAACCAACTGCATTGAAGGAGGACGGGTGAGTCTTCAggaaaatctgatgttttatcGTCTGATTTTATGGAAAGATAAATCCTGAAATTTTATGAGCTGTTGTGAATCATTTGCTCTTTCGGTCTATTGCCACAGCTACATTGAAAcaacaagttgtttttttttttttgtatattttcttttcttagaCCAAGTGTGAACAATACTGGCCTGGAGACGGCAAGCCTTGCCATTACGGAGAGCTCTTGATCACCACCAGATCTGAGCAACAGGAGACCAACTGGACATTGAGGGAATTTAGTTTGAAACATGTATGAAACATCTCTAAAAGTTTTATGGTGTAACTAAATAGGTTGGGTTTTAACATTTCTCTGAGTCATGAAGCCAAGCAAAGAAAGTAAATTGTGACTGTGCCTACACTGAATTGTCAGGAAGCAAATAACCATTtataaaacatatattaaatgtatttttcttgttaATGTCCCCtgagatgtgtgtttgaattttcacacatttcttttcaaaGAGAATAATATTTGTTGCATGTGATTAGAACTCCAAGCATCATTTACCAGCCACTACATTGTTTCAAAACAGAGAACTACAGTATTTGAATCTCTCTTTGTGAATTCTCTTAACAGACAGAAACCTCAGAAAAGCggaaagtgaaacattttcacttcacaGCTTGGCCGGACCATGGAGTCCCTCAGGGCACCAAAATCCTGATCCAGTTCAGAGAACTGGTGAGATGGCATATAGAGAGAGAAGCGGATGGAGCACCAACTGTGGTTCACTGCAGGTACAGGATAAATGCTTCTTTTATGTCTTGAAAGTAACCTATACCATTTGTTGGGTGCTTTATATGGGAACCTAAATTCTCATTTAAAGATGCTTTTATTGGCATGAAAGTAAAGTGCCAAAGCATGAAAATACAATTTAGCCAGTtacacaacaacataaaaataattcaacaaAACCAAGATcgatgcacacgcacacacatttaagTATAAATGATGATATACATTAAACAGCAAGCAATGTGCCCCCTCCTATGTTATTTTcaatttttctcctcttttcgTTGAATTATCTATGTTTTAGCAGGAAGTGCATTTCTGTGTCAACCCCAATTGTCGAACAGTGGCcacatgttctgtttttgttcgTTTAGTTAAATTTGTGGTCAGTGAGTCAGGGTCTGTCTCTGCTTTCTATCTCTGACAGATCTAATAGCTCACCTTTTGCTGTGTTCTCTCTCACAGTGCTGGAGTGGGGAGGACAGGCACTATCATTGCCCTGGATGTGCTACTTCAGCAGCTAGTCAAAAAAAGGGGAGTGGGCATCAATGCTTTTGTGCACAAGATGAGACTGAGTCGACCATACATGGTGCAGACAGAGGTAAAACTGATCATGTTGACTTGCTTCACCCAGGGCTATCACTTCCTTAGTTCGATGTTTAGACACAGTTGGTGGTATTGGTACAAGCACTCATACCACAGCATGAGCTGTGTTTAGATTTCCATGTAGCTGCATTCCATCTTCTCAAAAACATTGTACTTTACTATAGACACTTTAAAATAGATTgtcatgattattatttatttaagtcCTGTCCTTGTATCAAGGTCTGAGAGAAAATATTCCAATCATGAAATAATAACAGAAAACCTGCAGTGTGTGGCATTAGGTCCATTGATTGCACTGTTTTTATGTAACACACTAAGATACAGTATGCTAAGTTTACTTTTCTGAGTAAGAACTGAAATCTTGATTTCAGTCACATTATCATAAGCCTCTCTGCACCACTGTATATGCACTTTTTTGGTGAAGCTTTATTAtatgtgcaaacacaaaagCTTGACCGATATTATTGGGAAACTCAGGCTTGTAAACAGTGTATACTGTGGTCTGCACACAAGGAAGTATTAGCCAGAACACAATGTATGTACATATAGTAGACACTCTACACCCAAAAGAGTTCTGCTTTTCGAATGACCAGcaatttttatttccttttagtCTCAGTACGTTTTCCTGCACCAGTGCATAATGGACAGTCTGCAGCCAG encodes:
- the LOC108890256 gene encoding receptor-type tyrosine-protein phosphatase H isoform X18 is translated as MIKPLSIKITSDHLLLCVFLCLLWGTAYSNTTSTPSATLTATVRNGTADSSTTSSTPSATLTATGTADSSTTSSTPSATLTATGTADYSTTSSTSAMLTATGTADYSTTSSTSATLTATGTADSSTTSSTSATLTAPVRKAMGTTEMTSTQSTTLMTPIPTTRSPPPNAENFQQTTQNETSITLQWKKVENILNYTLVFGEKEKNVTATAEDTVIDVVSGLTNAAKYNFTLYTVRDGVRSSGVSLTAVTAPANAENFQQTTQNETSITLQWRKVRNILDYTLVFGEKEKNVTATAEDTVIDIVSGLTSGTENTFTLYTVFGGVRSSGVSLTAVTAPPNAENFQWTTQNETSITLQWRKVRNILDYTLVFDEGEKNVTAKAEDTVIDIVSGLTSGTENNFTLYTVFGGVRSSGVKLTAVTAPSNAENFQRTTQNETSITLQWRKVRNILDYTLVFGEGEKNVTAKAEDTVIDIVSGLTSGTENNFTLYTVFGGVRSSGVSLTAVTAPSNAENFQPTGQNETSITLQWRKVRNILDYTLVFDEGEKNVTAKAEDTVIDIVSGLTSGKEYIFTLYTVFGGVRSSGVNLTAVTAPERVNMVRVTQNDSSITLRWDKVNSISTYVLLYDGNDGPVREDISALPEDITVTHVVSPLTAGKKYYFILTTVFGEVNSTKYTFEAVTVPPKVSSVDVTERSVTSLTLNWENADINWTYLLQINGSTVTFTQDIYPKVSYSVSPLKPGTQYNFSVITVFSGFNSTAYEACTVTTIDCASVPWHVTNSSIHGMVEGLFSNATATYEQTHISPQGSNVSFTGLVPGATYNLFLEYETCSQRFPQCHHTETVRPSSVSAHCDYLGAGYSISVVWIKPNGVWTQVEVNVSGQSHPVPANGEQSIQISGFQPARTYEVTVDTLSGHVRSSAPYVFLCDTDPRGVIAGSVFAVLLFALVCLAVFLVLKRPDLIRKKSFIGGAKLSNPKSKAISVAEFPNHFNQLSADDNRGFSQEYENLVPVGTEQTRKAAVLPENKAKNRFNNVLPYDWCRVRLNTSNPNGTSDYINASYMPGYNSNREYIATQGPLPSTVNDFWRMIWEQRVKGIVMVTNCIEGGRTKCEQYWPGDGKPCHYGELLITTRSEQQETNWTLREFSLKHTETSEKRKVKHFHFTAWPDHGVPQGTKILIQFRELVRWHIEREADGAPTVVHCSAGVGRTGTIIALDVLLQQLVKKRGVGINAFVHKMRLSRPYMVQTESQYVFLHQCIMDSLQPDEKMEENIYENADMIYVNATALRELQTNG
- the LOC108890256 gene encoding receptor-type tyrosine-protein phosphatase H isoform X27: MIKPLSIKITSDHLLLCVFLCLLWGTAYSNTTSTPSATLTATVRNGTADSSTTSSTPSATLTATVRNGTADSSTTSSTPSATLTATGTADYSTTSSTSATLTATGTADSSTTSSTSATLTAPVRKAMGTTEMTSTQSTTLMTPIPTTRSPPPNAENFQQTTQNETSITLQWKKVENILNYTLVFGEKEKNVTATAEDTVIDVVSGLTNAAKYNFTLYTVRDGVRSSGVSLTAVTAPANAENFQQTTQNETSITLQWRKVRNILDYTLVFGEKEKNVTATAEDTVIDIVSGLTSGTENTFTLYTVFGGVRSSGVSLTAVTAPPNAENFQWTTQNETSITLQWRKVRNILDYTLVFDEGEKNVTAKAEDTVIDIVSGLTSGTENNFTLYTVFGGVRSSGVKLTAVTAPSNAENFQRTTQNETSITLQWRKVRNILDYTLVFGEGEKNVTAKAEDTVIDIVSGLTSGTENNFTLYTVFGGVRSSGVSLTAVTAPSNAENFQPTGQNETSITLQWRKVRNILDYTLVFDEGEKNVTAKAEDTVIDIVSGLTSGKEYIFTLYTVFGGVRSSGVNLTAVTAPERVNMVRVTQNDSSITLRWDKVNSISTYVLLYDGNDGPVREDISALPEDITVTHVVSPLTAGKKYYFILTTVFGEVNSTKYTFEAVTVPPKVSSVDVTERSVTSLTLNWENADINWTYLLQINGSTVTFTQDIYPKVSYSVSPLKPGTQYNFSVITVFSGFNSTAYEACTVTTIDCASVPWHVTNSSIHGMVEGLFSNATATYEQTHISPQGSNVSFTGLVPGATYNLFLEYETCSQRFPQCHHTETVRPSSVSAHCDYLGAGYSISVVWIKPNGVWTQVEVNVSGQSHPVPANGEQSIQISGFQPARTYEVTVDTLSGHVRSSAPYVFLCDTDPRGVIAGSVFAVLLFALVCLAVFLVLKRPDLIRKKSFIGGAKLSNPKSKAISVAEFPNHFNQLSADDNRGFSQEYENLVPVGTEQTRKAAVLPENKAKNRFNNVLPYDWCRVRLNTSNPNGTSDYINASYMPGYNSNREYIATQGPLPSTVNDFWRMIWEQRVKGIVMVTNCIEGGRTKCEQYWPGDGKPCHYGELLITTRSEQQETNWTLREFSLKHTETSEKRKVKHFHFTAWPDHGVPQGTKILIQFRELVRWHIEREADGAPTVVHCSAGVGRTGTIIALDVLLQQLVKKRGVGINAFVHKMRLSRPYMVQTESQYVFLHQCIMDSLQPDEKMEENIYENADMIYVNATALRELQTNG
- the LOC108890256 gene encoding receptor-type tyrosine-protein phosphatase H isoform X42, yielding MIKPLSIKITSDHLLLCVFLCLLWGTAYSNTTSTPSATLTATVRNGTADSSTTSSTPSATLTATGTADYSTTSSTSATLTATGTADSSTTSSTSATLTAPVRKAMGTTEMTSTQSTTLMTPIPTTRSPPPNAENFQQTTQNETSITLQWKKVENILNYTLVFGEKEKNVTATAEDTVIDVVSGLTNAAKYNFTLYTVRDGVRSSGVSLTAVTAPANAENFQQTTQNETSITLQWRKVRNILDYTLVFGEKEKNVTATAEDTVIDIVSGLTSGTENTFTLYTVFGGVRSSGVSLTAVTAPPNAENFQWTTQNETSITLQWRKVRNILDYTLVFDEGEKNVTAKAEDTVIDIVSGLTSGTENNFTLYTVFGGVRSSGVKLTAVTAPSNAENFQRTTQNETSITLQWRKVRNILDYTLVFGEGEKNVTAKAEDTVIDIVSGLTSGTENNFTLYTVFGGVRSSGVSLTAVTAPSNAENFQPTGQNETSITLQWRKVRNILDYTLVFDEGEKNVTAKAEDTVIDIVSGLTSGKEYIFTLYTVFGGVRSSGVNLTAVTAPERVNMVRVTQNDSSITLRWDKVNSISTYVLLYDGNDGPVREDISALPEDITVTHVVSPLTAGKKYYFILTTVFGEVNSTKYTFEAVTVPPKVSSVDVTERSVTSLTLNWENADINWTYLLQINGSTVTFTQDIYPKVSYSVSPLKPGTQYNFSVITVFSGFNSTAYEACTVTTIDCASVPWHVTNSSIHGMVEGLFSNATATYEQTHISPQGSNVSFTGLVPGATYNLFLEYETCSQRFPQCHHTETVRPSSVSAHCDYLGAGYSISVVWIKPNGVWTQVEVNVSGQSHPVPANGEQSIQISGFQPARTYEVTVDTLSGHVRSSAPYVFLCDTDPRGVIAGSVFAVLLFALVCLAVFLVLKRPDLIRKKSFIGGAKLSNPKSKAISVAEFPNHFNQLSADDNRGFSQEYENLVPVGTEQTRKAAVLPENKAKNRFNNVLPYDWCRVRLNTSNPNGTSDYINASYMPGYNSNREYIATQGPLPSTVNDFWRMIWEQRVKGIVMVTNCIEGGRTKCEQYWPGDGKPCHYGELLITTRSEQQETNWTLREFSLKHTETSEKRKVKHFHFTAWPDHGVPQGTKILIQFRELVRWHIEREADGAPTVVHCSAGVGRTGTIIALDVLLQQLVKKRGVGINAFVHKMRLSRPYMVQTESQYVFLHQCIMDSLQPDEKMEENIYENADMIYVNATALRELQTNG
- the LOC108890256 gene encoding receptor-type tyrosine-protein phosphatase H isoform X16, with translation MIKPLSIKITSDHLLLCVFLCLLWGTAYSNTTSTPSATLTATVRNGTADSSTTSSTPSATLTATGTADSSTTSSTPSATLTATGTADYSTTSSTSATLTATGTADYSTTSSTSATLTATGTADSSTTSSTSATLTAPVRKAMGTTEMTSTQSTTLMTPIPTTRSPPPNAENFQQTTQNETSITLQWKKVENILNYTLVFGEKEKNVTATAEDTVIDVVSGLTNAAKYNFTLYTVRDGVRSSGVSLTAVTAPANAENFQQTTQNETSITLQWRKVRNILDYTLVFGEKEKNVTATAEDTVIDIVSGLTSGTENTFTLYTVFGGVRSSGVSLTAVTAPPNAENFQWTTQNETSITLQWRKVRNILDYTLVFDEGEKNVTAKAEDTVIDIVSGLTSGTENNFTLYTVFGGVRSSGVKLTAVTAPSNAENFQRTTQNETSITLQWRKVRNILDYTLVFGEGEKNVTAKAEDTVIDIVSGLTSGTENNFTLYTVFGGVRSSGVSLTAVTAPSNAENFQPTGQNETSITLQWRKVRNILDYTLVFDEGEKNVTAKAEDTVIDIVSGLTSGKEYIFTLYTVFGGVRSSGVNLTAVTAPERVNMVRVTQNDSSITLRWDKVNSISTYVLLYDGNDGPVREDISALPEDITVTHVVSPLTAGKKYYFILTTVFGEVNSTKYTFEAVTVPPKVSSVDVTERSVTSLTLNWENADINWTYLLQINGSTVTFTQDIYPKVSYSVSPLKPGTQYNFSVITVFSGFNSTAYEACTVTTIDCASVPWHVTNSSIHGMVEGLFSNATATYEQTHISPQGSNVSFTGLVPGATYNLFLEYETCSQRFPQCHHTETVRPSSVSAHCDYLGAGYSISVVWIKPNGVWTQVEVNVSGQSHPVPANGEQSIQISGFQPARTYEVTVDTLSGHVRSSAPYVFLCDTDPRGVIAGSVFAVLLFALVCLAVFLVLKRPDLIRKKSFIGGAKLSNPKSKAISVAEFPNHFNQLSADDNRGFSQEYENLVPVGTEQTRKAAVLPENKAKNRFNNVLPYDWCRVRLNTSNPNGTSDYINASYMPGYNSNREYIATQGPLPSTVNDFWRMIWEQRVKGIVMVTNCIEGGRTKCEQYWPGDGKPCHYGELLITTRSEQQETNWTLREFSLKHTETSEKRKVKHFHFTAWPDHGVPQGTKILIQFRELVRWHIEREADGAPTVVHCSAGVGRTGTIIALDVLLQQLVKKRGVGINAFVHKMRLSRPYMVQTESQYVFLHQCIMDSLQPDEKMEENIYENADMIYVNATALRELQTNG
- the LOC108890256 gene encoding receptor-type tyrosine-protein phosphatase H isoform X43, whose translation is MIKPLSIKITSDHLLLCVFLCLLWGTAYSNTTSTPSATLTATGTADSSTTSSTPSATLTATGTADSSTTSSTPSATLTATGTADSSTTSSTSATLTAPVRKAMGTTEMTSTQSTTLMTPIPTTRSPPPNAENFQQTTQNETSITLQWKKVENILNYTLVFGEKEKNVTATAEDTVIDVVSGLTNAAKYNFTLYTVRDGVRSSGVSLTAVTAPANAENFQQTTQNETSITLQWRKVRNILDYTLVFGEKEKNVTATAEDTVIDIVSGLTSGTENTFTLYTVFGGVRSSGVSLTAVTAPPNAENFQWTTQNETSITLQWRKVRNILDYTLVFDEGEKNVTAKAEDTVIDIVSGLTSGTENNFTLYTVFGGVRSSGVKLTAVTAPSNAENFQRTTQNETSITLQWRKVRNILDYTLVFGEGEKNVTAKAEDTVIDIVSGLTSGTENNFTLYTVFGGVRSSGVSLTAVTAPSNAENFQPTGQNETSITLQWRKVRNILDYTLVFDEGEKNVTAKAEDTVIDIVSGLTSGKEYIFTLYTVFGGVRSSGVNLTAVTAPERVNMVRVTQNDSSITLRWDKVNSISTYVLLYDGNDGPVREDISALPEDITVTHVVSPLTAGKKYYFILTTVFGEVNSTKYTFEAVTVPPKVSSVDVTERSVTSLTLNWENADINWTYLLQINGSTVTFTQDIYPKVSYSVSPLKPGTQYNFSVITVFSGFNSTAYEACTVTTIDCASVPWHVTNSSIHGMVEGLFSNATATYEQTHISPQGSNVSFTGLVPGATYNLFLEYETCSQRFPQCHHTETVRPSSVSAHCDYLGAGYSISVVWIKPNGVWTQVEVNVSGQSHPVPANGEQSIQISGFQPARTYEVTVDTLSGHVRSSAPYVFLCDTDPRGVIAGSVFAVLLFALVCLAVFLVLKRPDLIRKKSFIGGAKLSNPKSKAISVAEFPNHFNQLSADDNRGFSQEYENLVPVGTEQTRKAAVLPENKAKNRFNNVLPYDWCRVRLNTSNPNGTSDYINASYMPGYNSNREYIATQGPLPSTVNDFWRMIWEQRVKGIVMVTNCIEGGRTKCEQYWPGDGKPCHYGELLITTRSEQQETNWTLREFSLKHTETSEKRKVKHFHFTAWPDHGVPQGTKILIQFRELVRWHIEREADGAPTVVHCSAGVGRTGTIIALDVLLQQLVKKRGVGINAFVHKMRLSRPYMVQTESQYVFLHQCIMDSLQPDEKMEENIYENADMIYVNATALRELQTNG